The Pseudomonas saponiphila DNA window AAGCTGATCCAGATCGTGTTCGGCCTGTCCATCGCGTTCGCCGCGTCCTCGTTCTTCCTGTCGTTCTTCAGCTTCTCCGGAGGGGCCGTCGTATGAGTAAGGCCACCGATCTTCCGGGCTTTGAAGTGCCGCTGCATCGCTCGCTGACCGAGCCGATCCTGCTGGGCGGTGCGCCGCGCACCGTGGCGATTGCCAACGGCACGCTAGCCGCCGCCGTCGGGCTGGGCCTGCAACTGTGGATTCCCGGCGTGGTGCTCTGGATCGTCGGCCACTCGCTGGCCGTATGGGGTGCGCGCGTCGATCCGCAGTTCATGCAGGTCTTCGCGCGGCATATCAAACACCGCCCGCTTCTGGACGTGTGAGGGGAGGACGCCATGCTGAACCTTGCCGAATATCGTCAGCGCCCGGCCTTGCTTGCCGACTGCTGCCCTGGGCCGGGCTGGTCGCGCCGGGCGTTGTGCTGAACAAAGATGGTTCGTTTCAACGCACGTTCCAGTTTCGCGGCCCCGACTTGGACAGTGCGACACAGGGCGAGCTGATTGCCACGTCGGCGCGCGGCAGAACAACGCGCTTCGCCGTACCGGGTCTGGCTGGGCCTTCTATATCGAGGCCGAGCGGATGCGGGCATCGAGCTATCCGCAATCCTCCTTTCCCGAACCACTGTCCTGGCTGGTGGATGAGGAGCGACGCGCGGCGTTCGAGGAGTCGGATGGCCATTTCGAGAGCGTCTATCACTTCACGTTGCAACACCTACCGCCGCAAGAGTCTCGCGCCCGTGCGGCTGGGATGCTGTACGAGAACCGGCCCACTGAGGTGTGGACTGGCGTGGTCGGCTTGATTCCTTCGTGGCAGAGACCGATCGCGTGTTCGACCTGCTCGATGGTGTGATGCCGGAGATTGCCTGGCTGGACGATAGCCAGACGCTGACCTACCTGCATGCCACAGTCTCCACGCGGCGCTATCGCGTCGGCGTGCCCGACGTGCCGTTCCATATCGACGCACTGCTGGCCGATGCCGCGCTGGTCGGCGGCCTGGCGCCCATGCTGGGCGATCAGCACCTGCGCGTGGTGTCGGTACGAGGCTTCCCGACCTCGACCTGGCCGGGGATCTTGGACGACCTCAACCGCCTGGGCTTTGCGTATCGCTGGAGTACGCGCTTCCTGTGCCTGGACAAAGCCGAGGCGGAACGGGAATTGGGGCGCTTGCGGCGCCAATGGTTCGCCAAGCGCAAGAACGTCATCGCGCTGCTGCGCGAAACGATCTTTCAGCAGGAAAGCCCGCTGGTCGATACCGATGCCAGCAACAAGGCCGCCGACGCCGATGCCGCCTTGCAGGAGCTGGGCAGCGATCAAGTCGCCTTCGGCTACCTCACCGCCACGGTGACGGTGCTCGACGCCGACCCGGCCGTGGCCGACGAGAAGCTGCGCATGGTGGAGCGCGTCATCCAGGGCCGGGGTTTCGTGACCATCCCCGAAACCCTCAACGCAGTCGATGCCTGGCTGTCGTCCGTCCCCGGCAACGCATACGCGAACGTGCGTCAGCCCATCGTTTCGACGCTGAACCTGGCGCACATGATGCCGATGTCAGCGGTATGGGCTGGGCCGGAGAAGAACGAACACCTCGATGGCCCGCCGCTGATCGTCACCCGCACCGATGGCGCGACGCCGTTCCGGCTGGTGACGCACATCGGCGACGTGGGGCACACCCTTGTCGCCGGGCCGACCGGCATGGGCAAGTCGGTGCTGCTCGCCATATTGGCCATGCAGTTCCGGCGCTACTTCGGCTCGCGGATCTTCGCCTTCGACATGGGGCGCTCGATGCGCGCCACCATCCTCGGCCTTGGCGGTGAGCACTACGACCTCGGTGCCGATGGCGGCATCGCCTTCCAGCCACTCGCGCGAATAGCCCACGAGGGCTACCGCACCTGGGCCGCCGAATGGGTGGAGGGCCGGCTGCTGCACGAAGGCGTGACGGTCGGCCCGGACGAGAAGGCTGCCATTTGGTCGGCGCTGCGAAGCCTTGCCGGTGCGCCAGTGGAGCAGCGCACCATGACCGGCTTGTCGGTGTTATTGCAGTCCAACGCGCTGCGCCAAGCGCTCGCGCCCTATGTGTTGGGCGGCGCCCACGGCAAGCTGCTGGACGCTGACCACGACCGGCTGGGCATGGCCGACGTGCAGGGCTTTGAGATGGAAGAACTGATGCACAGCCCGCCGCCGTGCAAGCAGTGCTGCGCTACCTGTTCGCCCGCTTCGACGAACGTTTTGACGGCGCGCCCACGCTGCTGATCCTCGATGAAGCGTGGCTGTTCCTCGATGAGCCGTCCTTCGCGCCCGCATCCGGCAATGGCTCAAGACGCTCAGAAAAAAGAACGTCAGCGTCATCTTGCCACGCAGTCGCTGGCCGACATCAAGGACTCGACCATCGCGCCAGCCATCATCGAAAGCTGCGCGAGCAGGATCTTCTTACCTAACCCGCAGGCCACCGAGCCGCAGATTCGCACGATCTACGAAGGCTTCGGCTTGAACAGCCGCCAGATTGAGATCGTGGCGACCGCACAGCCCAAGCGCGATTACTAACTACCAGTCGCGCCTCGGCAATCGCCTGTTCGACCTCGACCTGGGGCCTGTCGCGCTCGCATTCGCGGGCGCATCCACCCCTCAAGACCAACGCGATATTGACCGCGTGCTGACGCAGGCCGGCGCTCCCGGCTTCGCCGGCGCGTGGCTGCGCCATCGCGGCCTCGGCTGGGCCGCCGACCTGCTGCCGTCCGCTCCGGCCGGCAGCTTCCTTTCTCGCTTCTCAACCGCTGGAGGTTTCACCATGAAGACCAAGCCCCGTTTGCTCTCTGTCTCACTCGCTGCCGTGCTGTCGTATCGCTGCTGGCCGTGCAGCCCGCATCCGCGCTGACGGTGTTCGACCCGTCCAACTTCGTGCAGAACACGCTGACCGCCGTGCGCACGCTGGAACAGATCAACAACCAGATCAACCAGCTTCAGAACGAGGCGCAGATGTTGATGAACCAGGCCAGGAACCTGGCAAATCTCGACTTCAACATCGTCAACCGCCTGCGCTCGACGCTCGCCACCACCGAGCGCCTGATCGCCGAGGCGCGCGGCTTGGCCTACGACGTGCAGAGCATGGATGCCACGTTCGCCCGCCTGTACCCGGAACAGTACGCCGCCACCATCAGCGGCGACCGCATGGCACAGGACGCCCGCGAACGCTGGCAGAACACCTTGAACGGCTTGCACACCGCGATGCGGATGCAGGCGCAGGTGTCGCAGAACCTCGCCCAAGACGAAAGCGCGCTGGCCGATCTCGTGAGCCAGAGCCAGTCGGCCACCGGCGCGCTGCAAGCGATGCAGGCGACGAACCAGCTCCTGGCTTTGCAGGCCAAGCAGTCGATCCAGGCGCAGCAGCTCCAGATCACGCAAGACCGGGCCGCTTCACTGGAACTGGCGCGGCAAGCGGCGGCTATGGAGCGCGCCCGCGAAGTGCGGCGGCGCTTTCTGGGCACCGGCACGCCGTACACGCCGCAGTCCGTCAACTTCTATAACAACTGACCGGAGGCGGCCATGCGATGCGCTTCCGTCCTGATG harbors:
- a CDS encoding VirB3 family type IV secretion system protein; this encodes MSKATDLPGFEVPLHRSLTEPILLGGAPRTVAIANGTLAAAVGLGLQLWIPGVVLWIVGHSLAVWGARVDPQFMQVFARHIKHRPLLDV
- the trbJ gene encoding P-type conjugative transfer protein TrbJ, with translation MLAVQPASALTVFDPSNFVQNTLTAVRTLEQINNQINQLQNEAQMLMNQARNLANLDFNIVNRLRSTLATTERLIAEARGLAYDVQSMDATFARLYPEQYAATISGDRMAQDARERWQNTLNGLHTAMRMQAQVSQNLAQDESALADLVSQSQSATGALQAMQATNQLLALQAKQSIQAQQLQITQDRAASLELARQAAAMERAREVRRRFLGTGTPYTPQSVNFYNN